In Rhodococcus sp. NBC_00297, the following are encoded in one genomic region:
- a CDS encoding TetR family transcriptional regulator: protein MARDADATRARILAAATDEFAAHGFAGGRVERIASRARSNVRMIYAYYGGKSGLFDATLSEALRRMAENVPPRPDDLAGWAGEVFDHHQRFPQVLRLSMWARLERPEATAEPSDVYRTKALALATAAAAPLSAVDVLVFVYAVAQAWQLSPEGLTGLAENSDGESGVAARRRAVVTAVERMVHARL from the coding sequence ATGGCTCGCGACGCCGACGCCACGAGGGCACGGATCCTCGCCGCAGCGACCGACGAGTTCGCCGCACACGGATTTGCGGGAGGGCGGGTCGAACGGATTGCCTCCCGGGCTCGGAGCAACGTGCGCATGATCTACGCGTACTACGGCGGCAAGAGCGGACTGTTCGACGCGACCTTGTCAGAGGCGTTGCGTCGCATGGCCGAGAACGTCCCTCCCCGTCCCGATGACCTCGCTGGGTGGGCCGGCGAGGTGTTCGACCATCACCAGCGCTTTCCGCAGGTGCTCCGTCTGAGCATGTGGGCTCGACTCGAGCGACCTGAGGCCACCGCCGAGCCGTCCGACGTCTATCGAACCAAAGCGCTCGCGCTGGCGACGGCCGCTGCCGCGCCCCTCTCGGCTGTTGACGTCCTGGTATTCGTCTACGCCGTCGCGCAGGCCTGGCAGCTGTCGCCGGAAGGCCTGACCGGACTCGCGGAGAACTCGGACGGCGAGAGCGGAGTCGCTGCTCGCCGCCGTGCGGTCGTTACCGCCGTCGAACGTATGGTGCACGCCCGACTCTGA
- a CDS encoding SDR family NAD(P)-dependent oxidoreductase: MTRIALVTGANRGLGRATALALARQGFGVVAASRSGDSDIVHAIVDAGGEAIAVRVDVADPASIDAATASALAGIDEKWNADTIDVLVNNAGVGLFAPLGAITAEDVDTTFAVNVRGPLLLTQALVPHLSQGASIVNVSSSLSRHVSPATSVYAASKKALETLTRSLALELGPRGIRVNSIAPGPTATDFNGGAMRDSVAMRTALSEQTALGRVGDPDDIADAITALVSSELRWTTGERIEVSGGVSM; encoded by the coding sequence GTGACCCGTATCGCCCTCGTGACAGGTGCCAATCGAGGACTCGGACGAGCCACGGCGCTCGCGCTAGCTCGACAAGGATTCGGAGTCGTCGCAGCCTCGCGCAGCGGTGACAGCGACATCGTGCACGCCATCGTCGACGCCGGGGGCGAGGCCATTGCGGTTCGAGTCGATGTCGCGGACCCCGCATCCATCGACGCAGCAACGGCATCGGCACTTGCCGGCATCGACGAGAAGTGGAATGCCGACACAATCGACGTACTGGTCAACAACGCGGGAGTAGGCCTGTTCGCGCCTCTCGGCGCGATCACGGCCGAGGACGTTGACACCACCTTCGCTGTCAATGTCCGCGGTCCGCTTCTTCTCACGCAAGCGTTGGTACCTCACTTGTCGCAGGGAGCGAGCATCGTGAACGTGTCGAGCTCGCTCAGCAGACACGTCAGCCCAGCGACGTCCGTCTATGCCGCGTCGAAGAAGGCACTTGAAACCCTCACCCGCAGCCTTGCCCTCGAACTGGGTCCGCGGGGCATCAGGGTCAACTCGATCGCTCCGGGTCCGACCGCGACCGACTTCAACGGCGGGGCGATGCGCGACAGCGTCGCCATGCGCACGGCCCTGTCCGAGCAGACCGCTCTCGGCCGGGTAGGCGACCCCGATGACATCGCCGACGCGATCACGGCCCTGGTGTCCTCCGAGCTACGCTGGACGACAGGGGAACGAATCGAGGTCTCCGGTGGCGTGTCGATGTAA
- a CDS encoding aldo/keto reductase, whose protein sequence is MTANASSGMPPASSADRTSWWLATKVFEPMHDGPLAGGLSRHSIMTEVDNSLRRLDTDYIDLYIIHRWDPTTPIEETMRALHDLVATGKVRYIGASSMHAWQFAKAQHYAASHGLTAFVSMQNHYNLINREEEREMIPLCSDQGVGVTPWSPLARGRLARARGSDGTRRVAGDPIQERFYSATASTDGQVVDAVEAVAVARGTTMAAVALAWLLQKPAVASPIVGVTNPGHLTAALGALDVRLTSDEIAELERHYLPHTVVEYH, encoded by the coding sequence GTGACAGCGAACGCATCGTCGGGCATGCCGCCCGCGAGTTCGGCCGATCGAACGTCGTGGTGGCTGGCCACCAAGGTGTTCGAACCCATGCACGACGGGCCCCTGGCCGGCGGGCTCTCGCGCCATTCGATCATGACCGAAGTCGACAACAGCCTGCGCAGACTCGACACCGACTACATCGACCTCTACATCATCCACCGATGGGACCCGACCACCCCGATCGAGGAGACGATGCGCGCACTGCACGACCTCGTCGCGACCGGGAAGGTGCGCTACATCGGCGCGTCGTCGATGCATGCATGGCAGTTCGCCAAAGCCCAGCACTACGCCGCGTCCCATGGCCTCACAGCGTTCGTCAGCATGCAGAACCACTACAACCTCATCAATCGCGAGGAAGAGCGCGAGATGATCCCCTTGTGCTCCGATCAGGGGGTGGGGGTCACCCCGTGGAGTCCTCTCGCCCGCGGCAGATTGGCGCGGGCGAGAGGCAGCGACGGCACGCGACGAGTTGCCGGCGACCCTATCCAGGAGCGTTTCTACTCGGCCACGGCATCCACGGACGGGCAGGTCGTCGACGCGGTCGAAGCGGTCGCCGTCGCACGCGGCACGACCATGGCAGCCGTGGCTCTGGCCTGGTTGCTGCAGAAGCCGGCGGTGGCCTCACCCATCGTCGGGGTGACCAACCCGGGTCACCTGACTGCGGCGCTGGGTGCCCTCGACGTCCGGCTCACCTCCGACGAGATCGCAGAACTGGAACGGCACTACCTTCCACACACCGTCGTCGAGTACCACTGA
- a CDS encoding oxidoreductase — MTSVEQAPLEMPYTAATTSEEVMEGVDLTGTVTVVTGGYSGLALHTTTALSRADAHVIVPARRADSARAALDGITGVQVVQIDLADQNSIRAAAATIADSVDHVDLLFATAGIMATPLERTAQGWESQFAVNYLGHFALTMHLWPLLAAEDGARVVLYSSAGHHHSPIRWSDIDFTDGYDKWQAYGQSKTALILFGKGLAALGAADGIEAFSLHPGAILTPLQRHLPLKEQIDLGWVDEDGNGIDTTFKSVSQGAATGLWVATSPDLTGRGGVYCEDCDVAPLAQPGGSMGAGGVQHYAVDPEETAALWEESRRRTGLGPNFR, encoded by the coding sequence ATCACATCAGTGGAGCAAGCACCCCTGGAGATGCCCTACACCGCTGCCACCACCTCGGAGGAGGTGATGGAGGGTGTCGATCTCACCGGCACGGTCACGGTCGTCACCGGCGGATACTCGGGCCTGGCACTGCACACCACCACCGCGCTGTCTCGCGCCGACGCCCATGTCATCGTCCCCGCCCGACGCGCCGACTCCGCCCGCGCCGCTCTCGACGGCATCACCGGTGTGCAGGTCGTGCAGATTGACCTCGCCGACCAGAACAGCATCCGCGCCGCCGCAGCGACGATCGCGGACTCCGTCGACCATGTCGATCTGTTGTTCGCGACCGCCGGCATCATGGCCACCCCACTCGAACGCACGGCTCAGGGGTGGGAGAGCCAGTTCGCGGTCAATTATCTCGGGCACTTCGCGCTCACGATGCACCTGTGGCCGCTCCTGGCGGCGGAGGACGGGGCGCGGGTGGTGCTGTACTCCTCCGCCGGCCACCACCACTCCCCCATCCGGTGGTCGGACATCGACTTCACCGACGGCTACGACAAGTGGCAGGCTTACGGTCAGTCGAAGACCGCGCTGATCCTGTTCGGCAAGGGACTCGCGGCGCTGGGCGCCGCGGACGGGATCGAGGCGTTCTCCCTGCACCCTGGCGCCATCCTCACCCCGCTGCAACGCCACCTCCCGCTCAAGGAGCAGATCGACCTCGGGTGGGTCGACGAGGACGGCAACGGCATCGACACCACGTTCAAGTCCGTGTCGCAGGGCGCCGCGACAGGACTGTGGGTCGCGACGTCCCCCGATCTCACCGGCCGGGGCGGTGTGTACTGCGAGGACTGCGACGTTGCTCCCCTCGCACAGCCGGGTGGCTCGATGGGCGCAGGCGGTGTGCAGCACTACGCCGTCGACCCGGAGGAAACAGCCGCGCTGTGGGAGGAGAGCCGACGACGCACCGGACTCGGACCAAATTTTCGGTGA